AACGGGCATGAAGCTATGTTCGTTAAAACCGATGTTCGGAATGAGGCTGAGATCCGTCATTTGATGGATGTGACGCTAAAAGCCTATAAGACCATAGATATATTAATCAACAATGCCGGAAAGGCTTTATTCAAACCAGTATATGAACTGACGCTTGCGGAATGGGACGATATGATGAATACGAATTTACGCAGTGTTTTTCTTTGCTCCAGGGAAGCGGCAAAAGCGATGCGGGGTAATGAAATGGGCGGGGCGATCATCAATTTAGCCTCAACAAGAGCCATCATGTCAGAGCCTGATTCGGAATCCTATGCTGCCACGAAAGGGGGGATCGTTGCACTGACCCATGCATTTGCCGCATCTTTAAGCAAAGAGAAAATTACCGTTAATTCGATTTCTCCTGGATGGATTGAAACGGGCGATTATGATGCACTTAGGGAAATGGATCATCAACAGCATTTTTCCAATCGGGTCGGCAAACCTGAAGATATAGCAAGGGCCTGTCTTTACTTGACGGCAACGGAAAATGATTTCGTTACGGGCGTCAACCTTATCGTCGATGGAGGGATGACCAGAAAGATGATGTACGAAGAGTGAGTTCATTTTCTCCGATAGAGATATTGCAGCTCAGTTCCAAGCTCCCTGTTGAGCAGACGTTCCATTTCTTCGAGCTCTTCAATGCCGATTGGGGCATCGGCTGCGGTCCAGTGAATCGTGTAAACAAAATAGTAATCTCTTATCTTTCGAAAAATGACGGGAGAGTTCGGGAATTGATCAAAAATTGCCTTGATATTATATCTTCTCATATAGGACCATTTAACAAGCTGCATAGAGAACCATCCTTTATGGAATCGATCAATGGCTGCCTTGATGGCAGCCATTGAACGGACCTTATTTATCGTTGAATAAATTGAATAAACCCTTAGCTACACTGCCTTCTTCAGAAGATCCCCCGTTTTGGGGCGCTGCTGCAAAGACGCGGCTTGCAAGGCGGCTGAAAGGTAATGATTGCACCCAGACGGTTCCAGGTCCTTTCAATGTGGCGAAGAATAACCCTTCGCCCCCGAATAAAGCGGTCTTCACGCCTTTCACGAATTCGATATTATAATCTACCCCGCCAGTCATGGCGACTAAACACCCCGTATCGACCCGGAGAATCTCACCTGCAACCAATTCTTTTTTATGGATCGTGCCGCCAGCATGGACGAAGGTCATTCCGTCACCTTCGAGCTTTTGCATGATGAAGCCTTCGCCGCCAAAAAAGCCCGTTCCTATTTTTCTCTGAAACTCGATTCCAATCGATACTCCTTTTGCTGCCGCCAGAAAGGCATCCTTCTGGCAAATGACTTTACCGCCGAGCTCGCTTAAGTCCAATGGAATGATTTTTCCCGGGTAAGGCGAGGCGAAGGAGGCATGCCGTTTATCTCGCCCTTCATTCGTGAACGCTGTCATGAACAGGCTCTCCCCGGTTAGTAGCCTTTTGCCCGCACCAAATAATTTGCCCATCATTCCGCCGTCACTATTTCGTGACCCATCACCAAAGATGGTTTCCAGCTTGATTTGATCTTCCATCATCATCAAGCTCCCAGCTTCGGCCACCACCGTTTCCTGTGGATCCAATTCAACCTCGACGAACTGCATGTCATCACCATATATTTTAAAATCGATTTCATGATTATTCATTTCCCATTCCTCCCATCATTCTTTTTTCATTGTAAAAGATAATCTTGCAACCTGCCAATATTTTTCAAGCTGCCTGACTTTTTTCCGTTATCAGGGAGAAAATAAGTGGGGAGAAGGCAGTTCAGTTCGCCAGGGTTTTTAAATAGAATAAGTTAGGGTATTAATAGAAAGAA
This genomic stretch from Peribacillus muralis harbors:
- a CDS encoding SDR family NAD(P)-dependent oxidoreductase, producing the protein MGFSNKTVIVTGASNGIGRGVAKGYAQSGASVVLADTDEQEGLRYAEELKGNGHEAMFVKTDVRNEAEIRHLMDVTLKAYKTIDILINNAGKALFKPVYELTLAEWDDMMNTNLRSVFLCSREAAKAMRGNEMGGAIINLASTRAIMSEPDSESYAATKGGIVALTHAFAASLSKEKITVNSISPGWIETGDYDALREMDHQQHFSNRVGKPEDIARACLYLTATENDFVTGVNLIVDGGMTRKMMYEE
- a CDS encoding TIGR00266 family protein; translated protein: MNNHEIDFKIYGDDMQFVEVELDPQETVVAEAGSLMMMEDQIKLETIFGDGSRNSDGGMMGKLFGAGKRLLTGESLFMTAFTNEGRDKRHASFASPYPGKIIPLDLSELGGKVICQKDAFLAAAKGVSIGIEFQRKIGTGFFGGEGFIMQKLEGDGMTFVHAGGTIHKKELVAGEILRVDTGCLVAMTGGVDYNIEFVKGVKTALFGGEGLFFATLKGPGTVWVQSLPFSRLASRVFAAAPQNGGSSEEGSVAKGLFNLFNDK